The following is a genomic window from Candidatus Poribacteria bacterium.
TGAGTGCGGCTTGTAATGGTTTATGATCCACTACCATTGGGGAGAGCGGCATGCTAAGCGTAAGAGTCTGGAATTTACAATCGGACTGCAAGGCCGAAGCAGTCAAATTTTTGGAAAACGAATTCTTGAGATTTAGGCAGCTTGAATATCTCGCTATCCGCACAGCTGGCAGAAGTGCACTTCGCAAGTGCCACAGAAAAGGCGTACCGCTAAGGGGCAGTCTCCGGAAGGCAATTCAGCACTACCTCAAGCAAGACAACTATATTGTTTTCGTCATTGACCCCGATTCGCAACGACAGCAAGCGTCAAAATCGCTTGTGAATCAACTCAGACAGGTTGTCACAGATTGCAATTTTTCCGACAAAGTCTTTTCCTTCTCCGATCTTCAAGAATCAGAATCCACCGTACCGGCACAGTGGCAGAATATCGTTTCACATTTGCGCGCTGAGGTTGAGAGTGCGCGCAAACGGTTTCGGGAAGAATGGAATAGGGCCATAGCACCCTTCCACAATGCTTTTGCCGATATACCAGAGGAGGAAGTGATACGTCATTTTGAGGAAGCACTTGCAGAGGTGAGGCGTGGATGAACCCTTACAGCGAAGATGAACTCATAGAACAACCTACCCTTGCAATTCTTGCCGAAATAGGATGGGAAACACGCAACTGCCACAGCGAATTTAACCAACAGGATGGTAGCTCACTCGGTAGACACACCAAAGCCGAAGTTATCCTCGCCTCCCGACTCCAGCCCGCATTACAAAAACTTAACCCCAATGCAACCCAAGATGCCATTAACGAGGCAGTCGAGGAACTCACTCAATCCCGCGCACTTTTGGATCCTGTCGAAGCGAATCGCGAGATTTACAGCCTCCTCAAAGACGGTGTGAAGGTTGCCGTCACCGATCCAAACGGCGAAGGCGAAACTGTTGAAGTACTTCGGGTCATTGACTGGGAAAATCCGAAAAATAACGATTTCTTTGCTGCATCCCAATTCACGATTACTGGAGAGATGTACACCAGACGGCCAGATATCGTCTGTTTCGTCAACGGAATTCCACTCATCCTTATGGAGTTCAAACGGATTGATGTGGACCTCTACGCTGCCTACAACGATAACCTCCGAGACTACAAAAGGACCATCCCACATCTCTTTTGGTACAACACCTTTATTCTCCTCTCTAACGGCACACAGAGCAAGGTCGGAAGCCTCACTGCCAGTTGGGAACACTTTGCCGAGTGGAAGCGAATTCACAGTGAAGATGAACCACCTAACGTCTCTTTACAGACAATCCTACATGCCCTCTGCACACCCGAACGACTGCTTGATATTGTCGAGAACTTTATCCTGTTTATGGAGGTGCAGGGTGGATTAATCAAAATTCTCGCCAAAAACCATCAATACCTCGGTGTCAACAGGACTGTTGGTGCTTTGAAGCAAATTGAAGACAATCACGGCAAACTCGGTGTGTTCTGGCATACGCAAGGTAGTGGGAAAAGCATCTCAATGCTCCTCTTTGCACAGAAAGTCTTGAGGAAAGTGCCGGGAAACTGGACATTCGTTGTTGTAACTGATCGTAAGGAATTGGACGACCAAATCTATAAAACCTTCGCCAGTACAGTCGGTGTCTTGACCCAGCAGGAGGTACATGCAGAGAGTGTCGTCCATCTCCGCCAACTCTTAAGTGAAGACCATCGCTATATCTTTACCCTCATTCACAAGTTCCAGACGCAAGGTAGCGAAAGGCACCCTGTTCTTTCGGAGCGGTCAGACATCGTTGTCATCACTGATGAGGCACATCGCAGTCAATACGATACACTCGCCTTGAACATGCGTACTGCGCTTCCCAACGCCGCATTTGTCGCATTTACCGGTACGCCCCTCATGACTGGCGAAGAAAAGACGAAATCCGTATTCGGTGATTATGTGAGTGTTTACAACTTTAATCAATCTATCGTTGACGGTGCAACCGTTCCACTCTATTATGAAAACCGTGTGCCGACCCTACACTTGATGAACGAAGACTTTAACGCAGATATCGAACAGATTCTTGACGAAGCCGAGCTTGATGAGGCACAAGAGGCGAGGCTTGAACACGAATTCGCCAGAGAGTATCATCTCATCACACGAGAGGAACGCTTAGAAACCATCGCTGAAGATATTGTTGAGCACTTTATGGGCAGGGGTTACCAAGGTAAAGCAATGGTCATCTCAATTGACAAAGCCACTGCCGTTAAGATGTTCGACAAGGTTCAGAAACATTGGAAGCGGCACATTAAGCGTCTAAAATCGAAGATAGCCACACAGACGGGTAGCGAACGGATCTTCTTAGAGGAAAGAATTAACTACATGGAAGAAACCGATATGGCAGTTGTCGTTTCTCCGGGACAAAACGAGATTGATGACCTTAGAGAAAGAGGCGTTGATATCGAACCCCACCGCCGCCGTATGAACGCTGAAGATTTAGATACCAAGTTCAAAGACGCGGACGATCCCTTCCGAATCGTCTTCGTTTGTGCGATGTGGATTACAGGTTTCGATGTTCCTTCCTGTTCCACAATCTACCTCGACAAGCCCCAGCGAAATCATACCTTGATGCAGACCATCGCCAGAGCCAACCGCGTCTTCGGCGATAAAAATAATGGTTTAATTGTTGACTACATCGGGGTTTTCCGAGACCTTGAAAAAGCGTTGGCGATTTATGCCACAGGTGCCGATGTTGAAGGAGACCAAACGCCAATCGCGGATAAGTCGAAACTGGTCGAAAAACTCAGAAAGGCGATCGCTGAAATCTCCGAATTCTGCGAAGGTCTCGGTGTTGACTTGGCGGAAGCCCAAACGGATCACGCTCTGCAAAACATCAGCCAAATCAATGATGCGGTGGAACGCATCTTGATTAACGATGAAACGAAAAAGAATTACCTACAGTTAGCAGGGAACGCCACTAAACTATACAAAGCGATTCTGCCCGACCCCGATGCACACGAGTTCACCAGAATTTGCCAACTGATCAATGTCATCGCACAGAAAATCAGGAATTTAACACCACCGGCTAACATCTCCGGTGTGATGACAGAAGTCGAAACCCTACTCGATCAATCAATCGCACCTGAAGGCTATCGTATTGAGATACCGCCTGATAGTTATGATATGAATCAGATAGATTTAAGCCAAATCGACTTCGAGCAGTTAAGCGAACAATTCAATACACAACACAAACGCATTGAGGCAGAGAGACTCAGAGGCGCGATTAACACGAAACTCACTGTGATGGTTCGCCTCAACAGGAGCCGCATGGATTATCAGGCGAAATTTGAACAGATGATTGCGGAATACAACGCAGGAATTATTGGTGTTGAGGATTATTTTGAGAGGCTTTTTGACTTTGTGGGTGACCTCAATCAAGAAGACCAACGCTCCAGTACGGAAGACCTCTCTGAAGAGGAACTGGCGGTATTTGACCTGCTGACACGACGGGAGCCGCATCTAACTGTCCCTGAGCGAGACGAAGTGAAGACTGCAGTACGGAAATTGCTTGAGACGCTCAAACAGGAAAAATTGGAGTTGGATTGGCGGAAACGGACCCAGTCGAGAGCGGAAGTCAAGGAAACCGTTAACGGCATACTTGATGAGGGACTACCGCAACCTTACACACGAGAACTATTTGGTCAGAAGTCCGAGGCGGTTTATCAGCACATCTACGATTCTTACTACGGCGAGGGAAAAAGCGTTTATAGCGAGAATTAAAGGCGAGGTGTTTTTGCTTGGGTGTTTCCCCTAGGAAACCTCGCCTACCGGAAATAGGTCTGTGTATCACCCAATCTCGCCAACCTCAATCAATCGGTCGTCTAAGGTCCTGTCTGGACGCGGTAGGTCCCCAAAAAGCGGACGGAAATAACCCACACCCGCCGGAGAAATCTGATACCGTTCCGCGTCGTAGAACCGAAGATCGAGATCCCTGCGAATCACATGCCCCGTCTCATCGCGCTTGAGCACCTGTTCTAACGGCAAGAGTGTCGGCTCAATACCGGTATCTGTTCGCGTGATAGTCGCAACACCGTTGAACATCCCCTCTGAGAGTGCCTGTACCGCGATCGCGCCTGCTTTCATAGCAGTGTCCCTATCCAATGGAATCGGGCTACCACATCGTTGGAGATAGCCGAGAATCAACGCACGAAACGCTGAACTTGGAATTTCTGGGAGCAGTTTCTTCATCGCTTTAACGATGATTTCTGAACATCCCCCCGGTTTCGTATGCCCAAAAGCATCGAGTTCCGCTTGAGAACTAATCATCAATTCCCCGGCATCGTTCCGAATCCCCTCCGACACGACAACAATGACGTTCCCTTGTGCTGCGTGTTTTTCACGAATCGCTTCCGCCAGTCTCTCAGGTTGATATGGGATCTCTGGGACAACAATAAGGTCTGCCTGCCCATAAGCTGCGGAGAGTGTTAACCACCCCGCATCTCTACCCATCGCTTCAACAACAATCACACGGTCATGGGAATAGGTAGTCGTCCGTAGGTCTCGGACGGCGTTGATAACGCTCTGTGCCGACGACGGGAAACCGGGACAGAAATAGTTGACCATTTTGGAATAATCAACAGCGTCACCCTCTGGCGGATTGATACCGACATCGTTATCAATCGTTTTGGTCACAAACGTGGTCGTGAATTGGTCTGAGAGTGCGGTTCCGACCGTCAAAGTGTCGTCACCACCTATCGGAATAAGACCACTGATGTCCAACTTTTTCAGATTACTTACCGCTTCGTCTAACTTATTATCTTTAATCAGATTTGTGCGCGAGCTTTTTAGCAGTGTTCCGCCTCGGTTCTCATCAATCAGGTCTGGGGTTAACGTAAAGTAGCGTCCACCTTTTAGGACACCGCGCCATCCTTCCATGAATCCGACCAATTCAAAACCGAGTTCTTCGGCTTTCAAGGCGATGCCTTTCAGGGTGGCGTTGAGTGCACTGGTATCGCCACCCCCAGTTAAAACACCGATCTTTTTGGGCATATTAAAACTCCTTTTTTCTTGGTTTTCGGTTCGCATTGCGTAGCAATGCGAACCGAAAACTACTTCACGACTTCAAGAAGAACGGGTTTGTCAAAAGCGAGTGCTTTTTCAAATGTGGGTTTGAAATCGTTCGGATCTTCAACCCGTAGACCGACTGCACCGAACGACTCAGCGAACTGTACGAAGTCCGGATTAGCCAATTCAACACCAATCCGTTTGCCGAAACGTCGCAGTTGACCGCGTTCAATAGAGGTATATTGATTGTCGTTCATCACAAGCGTCACGACGGGTAGATTATACATCACGGCTGTTGCAAGGTCTGGGCACGACATCAAGAAACCGCCGTCACCGCTAAGTGCGACCACCTTCCGTTCTGGATAAGCGACCTGTGCACCAATAGCACCCGTCAATCCAATTCCCATCGCAACAGAGACACCCGAAAAGATGTAGCTGCCGGGATGGTAACACGGGAAATGCTGCAGTGCGCCGTAGCCAGTGATATTAACATCGACCGATAGGATTGCATCGTGTGGCATCACATCGCGCATCTCCTTGAGAATCTGAGGGGGTTCAATTGCGGTGAATCGACGACGCAATTCGCGTAGACCTTCACCCCAACCACCAGACCGATTCTCATCACGCAGCGCAGCGTTCAACTGACGCAAAACGAGTTTGGGATTCGCACCGATACCGACGGTCGCCGGATATTCCTTGTGTATCTCTTCCGTGTCTGCTTCAATATGCAACAGGGGTTGTGGAATCTTGAGGCTCCAGTTTCCCGTGTCCCGATAGTTGAACCGTGTCCCAACAGCAATTAGGAGGTCAGATGCTTCCATCGCCGCTTGCGCAACACCGTCACGGAAGATACCGATAACATTCGGTGAATCTTCCGGCACTGAACCTTTCCCAAACCCCGTCATCACGATTGGGGCATCTAACAATTGTGCGAACGCAAGCATCTCCGCAGTGGCGCGCGTATGATTGATACCCCCACCAGAGATAATCAGTGGACGCTCCGATTTATTCAGTAGTTCCAAAGCGGCATCTACGTCTTGTGGACTCGCTGCTGTTTGGATACCGTTGTTATACGGCGGAACTGAAAAATCTGCCGATGCATCCAACGCATCTTTCGCCAACTCAACCAGCACCGGTCCCGGTCTACCTGAACGGAGTGCACTGAAACTCCGATTGATCGCGCCTGGAATCTGATCGACGCGATGCACAATTTCCAGATGTTTCGTCATTGGCGTAAAGGCAGCGCGTTGATCCAAACCGTGGAAACTCTTCTTTGGATCGCGCGACGCTAAGTAAGATGGATTCTGACCTGTAATCCAGAGGACGGGTGAAGATGCCGTGTTCGCTTCGCCAATACCGATAGAAGCATTGTTGGAACCGGGACCCGGAACAGTCATGCAAACCCCGACTTCACCTGTTGCACGCGCATAACCGTCCGCCATAAACGATGCGCCACCTTCATGGCGTGTCACATAGTGCTGGATGCTATCTTGGTTGTTATACAGTGATTCATAGACGGTATCGAGATGGTTGCCCGGTAAACCGAAAATGACGCTCACACCTTGTGCCTTCAAACCTTCAACAAAAAGATCTCCACCTGTCATGATTAACCCCTTTCATAGTGAGTAATCTCGATTTCAAATTTTACGAAACTTCAAAAAGTCGCCCCTGCTGCGGATCAAACGTAGTATTCAGATACGTCTTTCCGTTAGCGTCCCAAGAATCAATGTTTTTCTTTCTACCATCAAATATATCCCACTCCACAACACTCATAGTCGCTCGACGTATCTCAATCAATGTGTCGATTGCTATATCGCCTCTGTTGAAGAGATAAAAAAGTTCAGAATTTTCCGCGTCTCTATGGTGAATCTGAACGGTATCCGTCTCCGTATTGTCCGGTTTCACGTACACTGACACGGTCCACTGCACCCATTTACGCAGACATTTTTTGAGTCGGACGGCTTTCTCATTCAGGGGACCGCGGAGAATGGTTGCGCGCCGTCCATAGATAAGTTGTTCCAGCGGATAGGGTTCGAGTCCTATCTTGCCGTTGAGCAGGTACGGTGTCGGTTCGTCTACGATCAATCTCCCTTTTGCTCTGGTAAATGCTTTCAGACACTTCACCGTCTCTTCTTGCAATGATATGCAGCTCGGCAATAGAACAATACCATAGTCCTCTTTAACGTCTATGCGGGTATTATTTAAACGGAGACTGAAGTTCCTATTGGCACGTTTTCCTATACGCGCTGAATTTATAATCTCCGCTGAAGCCAATTCCTGTTCCGAAACAACCCTGAAGTCGTATCCCAATTCCCACACCGTTTGGCAGAGCCACCCCCACGCTTTTGTTACCTGACTCCAGACTTTCTGATCGGGTTTTGTCCAGAGGCTTTGCGTCGGTGCTACCATCAGGAGCGGTCTTTTTGGGTAACCTATTGCTAACAGTTGCGATAACGTCGGTGTTGTGGTATCTGATTTTTTTGTTGTGCTTCTATTTCTGTTTATCCAGAGATTGAAACCGAGACTCGCGTCTCCTGTTAGTGTCTGCCTGTCTGTTTTATGACTGTCTTTGCGTGCGATGCCTGCATGCTGTGTGTTGCTACAGACCCATTTTGCGACCGCGAACCGTTTGGGTGTATCTATTTCAGTGACGTTTAGAATCGGGGAGTCCACTTCCGCTAACATCGTTCCCAATTCAAACTCCAATGTCTTAGCGGTCCCTGGTAGGCTTAAAGCGAACTGTAACCTCTCTTGATGACAGAAATCACGCAGACCACCAAGGAAACGCGTCGCAAATCGGGTCGTGAGTTCGCGCCAAAATGTATTCCTAACCGCTGCTGAGTTGTAAGTCTCATAAAACACCAGCGGCAAATAATCGGCGACTGTCTCTTCTATTGTTTCCAACAGTGCTGGACTCCACGGAACCGACGACGTTTCTGCTTCTAAAACACTCATCATCGATAGGAACTTCGGCAATTCACAACTGAAACCGATGATGTCTCGCTTTCCGTAAGTCTCTAAATATTCCCTCAATACATGTCTTACAAACGCTGAAACGCCGGTGTCGCTTAAAAGGTCTGCTGCCGATTCTTCCGTCTGATAAAGCACAATCACTGTTCGCCCGCGAAGCCGTTCAGCGATTTCGAGATCGCCTGCCACACATTTCTGGACGTAGTCGCTGATATGATAGCACGGCGCGTCGGCGTGGGGTTGTGCAATTAGGTAGTACCGACAGGATTCGGATTCACGCCTCTGGGAAAATTGCCGAAGCGACCCTTGGATTGCCGCCGCTGTTCCTGTATTATTGAACACCCATTCTATAGCGTTCAAACGGTAGCGCGTTTTTAACAAAGCAGACGGCAGCTGGATCCACGCGCCTTCTCCGCGTCGTGACAGTGCATCTAATTCTGAGCGGTGTATCGCCGCCTCTTGTTTCCGCCTCCATAATAGCACGCTCCCTGTCTTAAAAGCGTCCATCTGCACAATTTTTGCTCCTACTGTTCGCCTGAAAAATTTGCAACTCTTAAAGATTCTGTGATATACTTTATAGCAATAACACCGAGGCGTGCTATAGGTGCAGTCCGAATCCACTGAACATATCTCTATTTTGTCCGTTAAGCAGTTTAGCACACATAATGAATTCGTGCAATCAAAACTTTTTTGTAAGGAAAAGACATGAACATACTCGAAAATCTTATCTCAGCGTTTGCTATTCTGCGCGGGAGCAAACTCCGAACGATTCTCACGCTCTTAGGAATCACCATTGGCATCGCAGGCGTGATAGCGATGATGTCTTTCGGTGCGGGTGCTGAAAAACTCCTAATGTCCGAGATCGACAATATCGGTGGCCCGAGTATGTTTGGCGTTTATCGCCCCGGTCATATCCGT
Proteins encoded in this region:
- a CDS encoding type I restriction endonuclease subunit R, which produces MNPYSEDELIEQPTLAILAEIGWETRNCHSEFNQQDGSSLGRHTKAEVILASRLQPALQKLNPNATQDAINEAVEELTQSRALLDPVEANREIYSLLKDGVKVAVTDPNGEGETVEVLRVIDWENPKNNDFFAASQFTITGEMYTRRPDIVCFVNGIPLILMEFKRIDVDLYAAYNDNLRDYKRTIPHLFWYNTFILLSNGTQSKVGSLTASWEHFAEWKRIHSEDEPPNVSLQTILHALCTPERLLDIVENFILFMEVQGGLIKILAKNHQYLGVNRTVGALKQIEDNHGKLGVFWHTQGSGKSISMLLFAQKVLRKVPGNWTFVVVTDRKELDDQIYKTFASTVGVLTQQEVHAESVVHLRQLLSEDHRYIFTLIHKFQTQGSERHPVLSERSDIVVITDEAHRSQYDTLALNMRTALPNAAFVAFTGTPLMTGEEKTKSVFGDYVSVYNFNQSIVDGATVPLYYENRVPTLHLMNEDFNADIEQILDEAELDEAQEARLEHEFAREYHLITREERLETIAEDIVEHFMGRGYQGKAMVISIDKATAVKMFDKVQKHWKRHIKRLKSKIATQTGSERIFLEERINYMEETDMAVVVSPGQNEIDDLRERGVDIEPHRRRMNAEDLDTKFKDADDPFRIVFVCAMWITGFDVPSCSTIYLDKPQRNHTLMQTIARANRVFGDKNNGLIVDYIGVFRDLEKALAIYATGADVEGDQTPIADKSKLVEKLRKAIAEISEFCEGLGVDLAEAQTDHALQNISQINDAVERILINDETKKNYLQLAGNATKLYKAILPDPDAHEFTRICQLINVIAQKIRNLTPPANISGVMTEVETLLDQSIAPEGYRIEIPPDSYDMNQIDLSQIDFEQLSEQFNTQHKRIEAERLRGAINTKLTVMVRLNRSRMDYQAKFEQMIAEYNAGIIGVEDYFERLFDFVGDLNQEDQRSSTEDLSEEELAVFDLLTRREPHLTVPERDEVKTAVRKLLETLKQEKLELDWRKRTQSRAEVKETVNGILDEGLPQPYTRELFGQKSEAVYQHIYDSYYGEGKSVYSEN
- a CDS encoding 6-phosphofructokinase; the encoded protein is MPKKIGVLTGGGDTSALNATLKGIALKAEELGFELVGFMEGWRGVLKGGRYFTLTPDLIDENRGGTLLKSSRTNLIKDNKLDEAVSNLKKLDISGLIPIGGDDTLTVGTALSDQFTTTFVTKTIDNDVGINPPEGDAVDYSKMVNYFCPGFPSSAQSVINAVRDLRTTTYSHDRVIVVEAMGRDAGWLTLSAAYGQADLIVVPEIPYQPERLAEAIREKHAAQGNVIVVVSEGIRNDAGELMISSQAELDAFGHTKPGGCSEIIVKAMKKLLPEIPSSAFRALILGYLQRCGSPIPLDRDTAMKAGAIAVQALSEGMFNGVATITRTDTGIEPTLLPLEQVLKRDETGHVIRRDLDLRFYDAERYQISPAGVGYFRPLFGDLPRPDRTLDDRLIEVGEIG
- a CDS encoding thiamine pyrophosphate-binding protein, producing the protein MTGGDLFVEGLKAQGVSVIFGLPGNHLDTVYESLYNNQDSIQHYVTRHEGGASFMADGYARATGEVGVCMTVPGPGSNNASIGIGEANTASSPVLWITGQNPSYLASRDPKKSFHGLDQRAAFTPMTKHLEIVHRVDQIPGAINRSFSALRSGRPGPVLVELAKDALDASADFSVPPYNNGIQTAASPQDVDAALELLNKSERPLIISGGGINHTRATAEMLAFAQLLDAPIVMTGFGKGSVPEDSPNVIGIFRDGVAQAAMEASDLLIAVGTRFNYRDTGNWSLKIPQPLLHIEADTEEIHKEYPATVGIGANPKLVLRQLNAALRDENRSGGWGEGLRELRRRFTAIEPPQILKEMRDVMPHDAILSVDVNITGYGALQHFPCYHPGSYIFSGVSVAMGIGLTGAIGAQVAYPERKVVALSGDGGFLMSCPDLATAVMYNLPVVTLVMNDNQYTSIERGQLRRFGKRIGVELANPDFVQFAESFGAVGLRVEDPNDFKPTFEKALAFDKPVLLEVVK